The Schistocerca piceifrons isolate TAMUIC-IGC-003096 chromosome 5, iqSchPice1.1, whole genome shotgun sequence DNA segment ttcgagtcctgcctcgggcatggatgtgtgttatgtacttaggttagttagctttaagtagttctcagtctaggggactgatgacctcagtaagtcccatagtgctcagagccatttgaaccattttatgtaaatataaaatataaactggtccaccaaaaaaacacacacacacacacacacacacacacacacacacacacacacaggtatataCAGACTTCAAAATATGTCTGTGTATAACAGGGCATACAATATTTGTTTCGATCTGCTGTTATTACACATAACTTTTCATGAAAAAATGGATGACATAGTTCAAGCCAAAATGTGAAGCAGCATAATATGAAAGTTTCTGACATAAATTTATCTAATGGTTATGACTCTAACCAAAACCTCACACTTTCTCACTCTTACCAACTACtattattttgtttgtgatttCTGTTTCAGCAATACCACATTCTACACATGCATACAAactaacagaaaattattttgtgatgATAAAGTGTAACAAAAATTGGGAGAGGATAAAACATTTCAGTGACTCTTTGTGTATCTGTGTGATAATATACTGTACAATAGTGTAGAAATATAACAATATGGCAACTAGACACAAGCACATTGAATGAACAGTTTATGTTTATATATTCATAACTAGTAGGAGATCCAAGCCTATCTTCAGATAGAGGCATAAGTTTCCTGTACCCCTTTATTCTCTCTCCTGTACAATGAAACCATTTTCAGAGACTGCTAGGGTCACAAATTCTTGTTAAtttgcttaaattacttaataactgCAACCAGTTTAAAGTTATAACTTCAAGATCAGGCCAAAAGCAGCAGTAGGAAAATATTTAACATATATCCATATATATATTTTAAAGTAGTTTCTGTCTTAACATTGCTGTGGCCTGCCTGCAGAGAAAGACAAGATTAAAGAGCAATTACTTTGTCTGGTGGTCTTTATTAATATAATAAAACTTATAAACAATCACTCATTCTGTTCATCTGAAATATCTGTTTTGTAAATAACACTTCCAACATGTGTATTATAATCACAGCAGCGCAGTACTAAGCAAGGTTGCGCAGCAATTAGCACAATGGGCTCGCATTCAAGAGGATGGCAGTTCAAACCCACAGCcagcctcctgatttaggtttgccacgatttccctaaatcacttcaagcaaatgccgggatggttcctttgaaagggcaccactGACgtatttccccatccttccctaatccgatgtgactgatgacctcgctgtttggtcccttcccccatatcaaccaaccagtACAGTAGGAACAAGatgacattcaaaacaaaacttggTTTGACTGTATTATCAGTGTATGAATCCTGATATTAGCTGTAACTTGGCCTCATCTGAgtccagttttttttaaaaaaaattgctgcatTAATTTTTGTGGGTTTATCTCTTAGAATGTTGCAAGTCACACTATTAATGCCTATTTTCAAAGTTACTTAAGTAAGTAAAATGTTATTGTCACATTGTTCTTTGTTAAACTTCCCCCATATGAACCCAAAAATCAGATACTTTCAATGTATACATTCTGTATGAATCAAGTCTCAGGTACCCAAATcaacaacgaaaagactgtcataatataagctttcggccaacaaggcctttgttgaaaaccGATCGCGTGCGCAcgcacgcgcgtgcacacacacacacacacacacacacacacacacacacacacacacacacacacacctgcagtgtCTGGCAGCTGAAACACtgtgagcaacagcagcagtggataatgggagtggcaactgggtgggggtaaggaggaggctggagtggggcaggggggggggatagcagggttggggacagtgaagtgctgctggagaGCACCCAAGGATgtagtggagagagggtagggcagtcgGGAAGTTAGACAGAGGGCAGAGGAGAGACTGGGGGAGGggtgtcacattccatcctggattttccattgtttgatctctTTATGTTGAGATGCATATCTATGTTACTTGAATACTTGGCATCTATTCCTTCTGACATGTCAAaaataacagacaccatacattcagATAATTGTTTGCCTCGATGGGCAAGGAATCCACTACCTTTAGTGCCAATGCACAATTCTGTccaacctcctgcgggaatctcaaagtagtaaCTGTGGAGGATACGGACAGGGGCTGTGGATAAGTGGCACTAGGTGGGAATATAGATCAATTGAGAGGCCGTGCCAAGACAGTCTGCGcaattgtgataaacactgtgtccaagtggtgcagtggtttacacaactgcctagtaagcaggagatcccaggtttgaatcACGGTCCAGCATACATTTTCTCTCACTGCCACTGATTCTGCATTAAGTCCCGAAGCAGCTGATATCAATAGTCCCTTCACTTTTCTTTCtgccccttccacctttctacatAAAATGCAAAGCTGTATGTTTGGTGTGTTGCATACACCTGTTATGCCTTTTCATGATGGGCAAATACTAACTCGTGCACTGTGTAACAAAATGCCTATCAGTATAACCAAATGATATTTTCTTGGGAAAAATTGTATCTTGTGTTTTGGTTGATTGCAATCAGAAATTGCAGATGTTAGTGTGATTAAGTATCGTAGGTTGGATTGACTgaattttgaacaaaatgtttcCAGTATTCTTTAGATTCTCTCATCCACTATTCAAAGAATGTCCATGCGCTACACAGTAACATAATTTTTACATTCCTAGCACATAAGAATTTGTTCATTAATGTTCACAATTATGTTCCAGTTCTAAAATAAGTTATGGGAATGCAGCCATGTGCCGTCTTCAATAACCAATGATATTTTGGCAGACGCACAcccccaccattttcaaggcacgaaTGCAATAAGAGAGTGCTGTGCTAGAAAATTTAAAACCTTGATATGTGGACATGTGCAAAGTGACAAAACACATACCATAAACAACTAGCACCACAACACAACCAAAGGCGACCAATGTCAGAAGTTAATTATAGTGAATATTAATTATCAATGTCTCAGAAGGTACATTAGACTCTCACTAATCCAGCAGATTACTGAGAATGGCTGAAATTTACTTTAAACTGACCAATGTCAGAAGTTAATTATAGTGAATATTAATTATCAATGTCTCAGAAGGTACATTAGACTCTCACTAATCCAGCAGATTACTGAGAATGGCTGAAATTTACTTTAAACACATATCGACCATACTTTATCGAatccaaaaatatgttcattttcatAGAAAACTTAGTCCTTCAGAGTGCATATATAGAGTGATATCACCCACTATGAAAGATGTCCCaattttgttgttgtctcaatgaTAATACGCAACAGCAGCATGCTTTATCACACAAcagctttacaagcattacatcagtACTGCACATGTCTAGTCATTGCATAAAGTACTCCAGGAAGATGTCAGCAGCTTCAGCACCAGCGGTGTgggaaatcttcatgctctctccttcTATGTCTTCTTCATCACTACTTTCCTGCATGCTTTTGATTATGTCTTCTTCTCTTAAAGTTTGGTTTATCTCACCATTCTCCTGATTCTGCCACTTAGCAAAATCATCTTCATCACTTTCTCCTCCTCCTGGAAGCTTATGGAGCATGTCAGTGTATAAGGTGTCAGCAATTAATTATTCTGAATTGTCAGGCTCAACACTGTCACTCATTAGTGACTGCATATCTGCATTAATAGATGGCCACTGGCCACACTTTTCTCTGACTCTTCATGCTTCTGCTGTTTGGAAAACAACATGATGTAAGTTTATTGCTTTTACACCTTCAACATGGTCTCAGTAGAGTCGTTTTCACATTCATTCAGCAAGAAGACAAGAAGGGAATGTCGATAATGATGCTTAATTGACTCTAAAATTACGTGGTCCATGGGCTGAATCAGGGCTATtgcgacagtgttattaaggaaataGTTGGGACTAAATTAGCTACTGACACAAAAGGATTCTGTTTGGAATTTTGCTCTCTCCCAGATTAAGCAACAGGAGGGCAGTGTTCATGCTACCAGGTGACCTGTTGGTATTAATATTCACTGTCAATGTCTGACAGTCACGTTCAGTCGTGTGATGGGCTACtggtttactgtgtgtgtgtgtgtgtgtgtgtgtgtgtgtgtgtgtgtgtgtgtttctctcttcATCTGTCCCAAGGTTTAATTTTAAATGAGAATTTGCACTGTGCTCTCTCATTGCATATGTGCCTTGAAAATGATGGGGGTGTGTACCTGTTGAAGATGTGGCCTGGCTGCTTTCCTGGAAATTGTTTGACATTTTATAGgccaggagaaactcaagtttCACATGTTTCAATTTCTTTCAGGTAAATCTCTCGTCCTGGTTCAATCATTTTCCAACAACTGGAAACGGTCACTGGAGGAATTAAGCCAGGAAGTGTTGACATCCTTCCCAAGCTTCGTCACAGGATCCTCATTGCTGCAGCTGGCACTTACACAGCTAGTGCAATACTACCATCGTTTCCACAAACTTCTTACACCTAACGCTCGTTCTCAGTTGACTAACATCCATCACATTATGGttgaaattaaaaaatacaaaacaaatttttgaattCCTTGTATAATAAATCACTATTTATTTAGAATTAAATGTTCATTTCAAGAAAAGCAATTATTCTAAAACTCATTTCAGTCTAAAAATGGCAGCAAAAATTTATCAATAACAGTTGCATTCCTGTGCCATTGAAGGTGACtaacaccatgaattttaatcagtAATAGTTTTCCTTTTAAATCAAGTGTTTGTAAACCAAGTGTATCATTAACATATGCAGGTTGTTTCCTCATATCTATCACACTCCCATTTTCACCATAATACCCAAAGTGACTGAAACAGAAAAAATGTATTTAGTATACATACCACAGCCTCCATTCTTTGTGTAAAAAGATGAGACAGTTTAATTTACTAACCTAGACTCCCAAGGTGTAATGACACCATCATCAGGACCACCAATAAGTACAAGATTGTCTAACTTTGTGAGACCATACTTATACTGTGAGCTATATGGTGATTCCAACTCATTATTAACATACGGCAAGAATTTGCTGTAGTTGTAGTATAGCTCCTTGTGGTAGGGATCATTCCAATAATTGCCAACAGAGGTGTGCTGCCCCAGTGATGAATAGAAGAGTTCATAGGCTGTCTCACGCACAAGGTTCGGGAAGAACAGATGAAGAAACTGTGCTGTAAgcaaaattatcatttaaaattaaataaagcaagatacacagaaatgtttcaaagacACCATTGGGACAAAATGCTTATAAGAAGAGAATATAGCTATTCAATACAGaggtgttttaaatttttcagaccACCCATTGTTGATTTAATCGTTACATGAAATGAAAAATACTTACACCAAAAGcatattttcattttgtagcaAGTGGTTTCTCATGCTGTCCATCTGACATTTTCTAATCACAAATTTTTAAAGATAAGAACACACTGATCCCAAGATAAAATGCCAGGCTTTTTAAAGTTGAGTGCCCTTATATTTCCTTAAAGTGGCATAAACTTTCCTTGTATAGTAACTTGGATTCTTGTCAGATCTCTAATTGGTTCATACATTCAGAAGATCCTATTATGGACAAGAACCTTGAGGGATACATTAACCAAGTGAAATAGGTGTTAAAATTGCAGTAATAACTGTCATTAAACTGCTGTAAACAAGCAGACAGACACTGATGATGAACAGATAAATAACCTTGCACATTTGCAATTTTGGCATCTGGTGACCCTCCTAAAGTGCCATTACATTATTGCCTGCCAGATGACACATTATAGAGCAGAAGAAGAATGCTAATACTAGTGCAAGGCGGCATCTAATTTACTGGTAAGTACATTGGACTTTTGACTAGTGTGCTCCTTCCAGTTATATCCAGTACAATCACAGAAGATGAGCAGATCAGAAGCTAGTTGGAGGGGGACGGGGGCAGTCATTTGCAGTTAGCTCCCACCAGTTAGCTTAGGAGGTAATGAAGATGCGGATGAGGGGGTCATTTCACAAGAGAAGTCTATAAACATTCAAAAATCAATTTTGCAAAAGTGCTTTACCTTTGTAATTGGACAACAAATTACTTATAGCTGTCTAAAATCTAACCTAAAATGTTGGGTAGTTTTTTTACAGAGGACCAACTACATgtaactgctgtgtgtgtgtgtgtgtgtgtgtttaattcagTGATATGTGTTTTGGATCAAGCGATGGTGATGTTTAATCACTCGTATCCCACTGAGGAGCTGAATCAGTTAAGGCAGATGTGTGTGTGACAAAAAAAGTGTCTTATCTGGCAACTGACTAAGCACAAATGACATCACAGCTGGTGGTATACCTAAATTAAGACACAACAGTCATAACCACTTGGCTATGGCCAAGAAGTCCTTAGTCAAAAGCTCATGGAAATCTAACCATTTGATGCAGCTGAAACTTGAGAACAATCTCCTAATCCTTTAAAGTCATAGGAACATCCTCTATTTTCAATCCAAAACTCATCATCAACAATTTTGTGTGTCCTCAACTGATACTCACCGCAAGTAAGAACTCTCCAGCTAAGTTTGCATAAAACTGTCTCTGACTATTAGAAGAAAAATaacttatttcctgctgccaccctCTAGTGCTCCTGATCCTGAAATATCAGTGGCACTTGCAGCAGCTGCAACTTAAAGTTTGTACATAGTGCTTAATTTAGTTTTTTATgtgcttctgtttggttgtaagCTCTTCTTATTTTTTGTCTTCTGGCTGCTATTCACAAACAGCTAGCAGCTGCATTGACAATTGTCAGCCGGATTCAGGTGACTAGTAGGTCATCTCAAAATTAAGATCTGTCTCATGTGGAAAGCTGTATGTGATAAATGAGTGAAAGAGTGGTCCCATACTTCAGAATAGGTCTAAGGTATTGCATCCACTGATAATGAACCAGAATGAGCAAGCCTTCCCTCTCCTCCTTGAACAGTGATCACTCTTCTGAAGTCTGGATAGCTGCATAAGGGTAATAAGGGGTTGTTAGTTGTAGGCAATTTCCAATATTAGGCACATAGTTGCACCTCGTGGGGTATTAGCATCATGCGAAGGGAATGATTCAAATGTGCACTTGATATGTATCCTAGGAGGAAATGTCACATCAGGTAGATAATGTGAAAGTGTTCTTGGTTGTTTCTGGAGATTGGTAGAAGTGGTAAAGATGGCTAGCATGACTTGTGGGGTCTCGGCACAGCTGTCGATTTGCTGCATTGTTGCAGGACTGGGCAGACAAATGGAGGGTGTATATAAGACTTTGTTGGTTCTGTTACGAGGTTCGATGTAGATTCCTGAATCTGCAGTGTGAGATGGAGATTGGCAAAGTCACTATGAATAGataaggtgtgcactacacatcagaatcGGCTATTAATTTGGCAGAGTAAGTGGGGACTTAACATGGGCTTTTTTTACGACAGGCAAAGCTATTA contains these protein-coding regions:
- the LOC124798212 gene encoding lysosomal thioesterase PPT2 homolog, whose translation is MHLRRKLTLILSCYVLFATVSAYKPLVIMHGILTGRKSMVSMAEHIQEAHPGTEITIINKYAAWESLAPMWHQVVDVGREIMKISAAHPDGINLIGYSQGGLIARAILQQFPNHNVKTFISLSSPQAGQYGTQFLHLFFPNLVRETAYELFYSSLGQHTSVGNYWNDPYHKELYYNYSKFLPYVNNELESPYSSQYKYGLTKLDNLVLIGGPDDGVITPWESSHFGYYGENGSVIDMRKQPAYVNDTLGLQTLDLKGKLLLIKIHGVSHLQWHRNATVIDKFLLPFLD